In Novosphingobium sp. MMS21-SN21R, a single genomic region encodes these proteins:
- a CDS encoding class II aldolase/adducin family protein produces MELDDALRLVQLAAEAIAKAGLVHAYGHCSIRLNKESFLVSAARPLSLAAHLPGVVCPVQGALPDGVLGEVRIHQQIYALRPEVGAVCRIMPPAVMALSTQRIVPVPRHGIGAYFPNLPLWDDPRLLRNDAAAAALAAHMGHAPAIVMRGNGAVIAAATMEQAITLAWFLEDAARIERDVRAMGFDPQSGRLAPEEIADRQVWAGGVAERMWDYLTG; encoded by the coding sequence ATGGAATTGGACGACGCCCTACGACTTGTGCAGCTTGCTGCCGAAGCAATCGCCAAAGCCGGGCTGGTCCACGCCTACGGCCACTGCAGCATCCGGCTGAATAAAGAGAGCTTTCTGGTCAGCGCCGCCCGTCCGCTCAGCCTGGCCGCACATCTGCCGGGGGTGGTTTGCCCGGTTCAGGGGGCTTTGCCGGACGGCGTGCTGGGTGAAGTCCGCATCCACCAACAGATCTATGCTTTGCGGCCGGAGGTCGGCGCGGTCTGCCGGATCATGCCGCCTGCCGTCATGGCCTTGTCGACCCAGCGCATCGTACCCGTCCCGCGGCACGGCATCGGGGCCTATTTTCCAAACCTTCCGCTGTGGGATGATCCGCGCCTGCTGCGCAATGATGCTGCCGCTGCCGCTCTGGCTGCGCACATGGGCCATGCTCCTGCAATAGTGATGCGCGGCAATGGAGCGGTCATCGCCGCTGCCACCATGGAGCAAGCCATCACCCTCGCGTGGTTCCTCGAAGATGCAGCCCGCATCGAGCGCGATGTGCGCGCGATGGGCTTCGATCCGCAGTCCGGGAGGCTCGCTCCCGAGGAAATCGCCGACCGCCAGGTGTGGGCGGGCGGTGTCGCCGAACGGATGTGGGATTACCTGACCGGCTAG
- a CDS encoding acyltransferase — protein sequence MNDAAPLAKPAPSDPRVEWLDAARGVGIMLVVIGHALGGLIDSALGNDFWLGRALFFCIYTFHMPLFMMLSGLLVSARLDRSRKRFRDRLWTGIAWPYFLWSAVQLTVILATGSLVNQPLGDYFATLATLPWHTVSQFWFLYVLFLLHVLSMVALKPLGREGFLLLCLALKPLALILPMPEVLRLAANHALFYGIGVWLTPDGLKSLAVDRSRWFHLGLLGVATGLVGLALSAADTFDVTRQMVSAKAAAIAYLAWRYEALPAAIAGAVSMVALASMPTARLGSVLALLGRRSMAIFVLHIMAIAGVRIVLIKFFHVDQPWPIFAIACLAGLALPLLADAVIRQLRIERWLGLA from the coding sequence ATGAACGATGCAGCCCCCCTTGCGAAACCCGCGCCCTCCGACCCGCGTGTAGAATGGCTGGATGCGGCGCGTGGGGTCGGCATTATGCTGGTGGTTATCGGCCATGCGCTGGGCGGGTTGATCGATTCAGCGCTTGGCAATGACTTCTGGTTGGGCAGGGCGCTGTTTTTCTGCATCTATACCTTCCATATGCCGCTGTTTATGATGCTCTCAGGCCTGCTGGTGAGCGCGCGGCTGGATAGGTCGCGCAAGCGTTTCCGTGATCGGCTCTGGACGGGCATAGCATGGCCCTATTTCCTGTGGTCGGCGGTGCAATTGACCGTGATCCTGGCGACCGGGTCGCTCGTCAATCAGCCGCTGGGGGATTATTTCGCCACGTTGGCCACGTTGCCGTGGCATACCGTTTCGCAGTTCTGGTTCCTCTATGTTTTGTTCCTGCTGCACGTTCTGTCGATGGTCGCGCTGAAACCGCTTGGACGCGAAGGGTTCCTGCTTTTGTGCCTTGCGCTCAAGCCGCTCGCGCTGATCCTGCCAATGCCCGAGGTCCTGCGCCTCGCCGCCAATCATGCCCTGTTTTATGGTATCGGCGTCTGGCTGACACCTGATGGGTTGAAGAGCCTGGCCGTCGACCGCTCCCGCTGGTTCCACCTAGGTCTGCTCGGCGTGGCGACGGGGCTGGTCGGCCTGGCATTGAGCGCGGCAGACACTTTCGATGTGACCCGGCAAATGGTGTCTGCCAAGGCCGCTGCCATCGCCTATCTGGCTTGGCGCTATGAAGCACTTCCGGCAGCGATTGCCGGGGCCGTTTCGATGGTAGCACTGGCATCGATGCCGACTGCAAGGCTGGGTTCCGTGCTGGCGTTGCTGGGGCGGCGGTCGATGGCGATCTTCGTGCTGCACATCATGGCGATTGCGGGCGTGCGGATCGTGCTGATCAAATTTTTCCATGTCGATCAACCGTGGCCGATATTCGCCATTGCTTGCCTTGCCGGGTTGGCCTTGCCCTTGCTGGCCGATGCGGTGATCCGGCAGTTGCGGATCGAACGCTGGCTGGGACTCGCCTGA
- a CDS encoding glycosyltransferase family 1 protein, protein MLRKIIINGKFLRAAPTGVHRVATELANALAGLVRDNDPDVAGFDLSLWHPFDGATNATEIAMPRRLIGPMTGIPWEQITLPLTKRKGTLLNLCNIGPVLASDALTMIHDVQVHISPASYSRGFRWWYYLTQPILARRNRLILTVSEFSRGEIARVGLCPAERIAVVHNGVDHVLRYPARHEIIDRLALRGRPFVLGLANTQEHKNIAVLLAAFARPELSDVQLVLFGGANQAAFAQAGLDLPGNVVLAGRVDDGELRALMEHALCLAFPSTTEGFGLPPLEAMLLGCPAIIAPCGALPEVCGDAAMKVGATDVAGWSAAICNLLENPDLRARYAELGRERARQFTWAKAGKQLARAIQSIFPAAAHKPTSK, encoded by the coding sequence ATGCTTCGCAAGATCATCATCAACGGCAAGTTCCTGCGCGCCGCGCCGACAGGCGTCCACCGCGTTGCGACCGAACTCGCCAATGCGCTTGCGGGGCTGGTGCGCGACAACGATCCGGATGTGGCAGGTTTCGACCTGAGCCTTTGGCATCCCTTCGATGGTGCAACCAACGCAACAGAGATTGCGATGCCGCGGCGGTTGATCGGTCCGATGACGGGCATTCCGTGGGAGCAGATCACCTTGCCGCTCACCAAGCGCAAGGGAACGCTGCTGAACCTGTGCAACATTGGCCCGGTTCTGGCGAGCGACGCGCTAACCATGATCCACGATGTGCAGGTGCATATTTCGCCTGCGTCCTACAGTCGAGGCTTTCGCTGGTGGTATTATCTGACCCAGCCCATCCTGGCGCGGCGCAATCGCCTGATCCTGACTGTGTCGGAGTTCTCGCGCGGTGAGATTGCGCGCGTTGGCCTTTGCCCCGCAGAGCGCATTGCCGTGGTGCACAATGGCGTCGACCATGTGCTGCGATATCCGGCCCGGCACGAGATCATCGACCGGCTTGCGCTGAGGGGAAGGCCGTTCGTTCTGGGGCTTGCCAACACGCAGGAGCACAAGAACATCGCGGTGCTGCTCGCGGCATTTGCCCGGCCAGAGCTATCGGACGTGCAACTGGTCCTGTTCGGCGGCGCCAATCAGGCTGCCTTTGCGCAAGCAGGGCTGGACTTGCCCGGCAACGTGGTGCTTGCGGGGCGTGTGGACGATGGCGAACTGCGCGCACTGATGGAACACGCGCTTTGTTTGGCGTTCCCATCGACTACCGAGGGATTCGGCCTGCCCCCGCTCGAAGCCATGTTGCTCGGTTGCCCCGCAATCATCGCGCCTTGCGGTGCACTACCTGAAGTTTGCGGTGATGCAGCAATGAAGGTTGGCGCAACGGATGTTGCCGGTTGGTCAGCGGCTATCTGCAACCTCCTCGAAAATCCCGATTTGCGGGCGCGATATGCAGAGCTGGGGCGAGAGCGCGCACGCCAGTTCACATGGGCGAAAGCAGGCAAGCAGCTCGCCCGTGCGATTCAGTCGATCTTTCCTGCCGCGGCGCACAAACCGACATCGAAATGA
- a CDS encoding aromatic ring-hydroxylating dioxygenase subunit alpha — translation MRGADMADHPQIIDDRQASRFLVPRQAFTSRETFERECAAIFDRCWLYLGHASELAAPGAFITRKVARRPILFTRDKEGEFHALFNACPHRGALVCRERKGASRAFMCMYHGWTFGSDGHLMSLPGSSGYTENFKTDPQKQMVHVPRMERFGDFFFISFASDGEDLATYLAGAGDFLKLVSEHSDSGMQIVGGTQEYAIRGNWKLLAENSYDGYHAACNHSTYLDYLKNANGALGATPLSGVAHNLGNGHAAVEYSAPWGRPIAQWVPLWGEEGKAEITAIHASLEHRVGPERADRIAHKNRNMVIFPNLVVNDIMAVTVRTFYPTAPDYMEINAWALAPREESEWLRKYRLYNFTEFLGPGGFATPDDVEAIEKCQQGYATGGDALFNDISKGMNRTDAPQFDDEEQMRCFWREWDRRVAMEEA, via the coding sequence ATGAGAGGAGCCGATATGGCGGACCATCCGCAGATCATCGACGACAGGCAGGCCAGTCGTTTTCTTGTTCCCCGTCAGGCGTTCACTAGCCGGGAAACGTTCGAGCGCGAATGCGCCGCGATTTTCGACCGTTGCTGGCTATATCTGGGCCATGCGTCTGAATTGGCTGCCCCCGGTGCGTTCATCACCCGCAAAGTGGCACGCCGCCCGATCTTGTTCACGCGCGACAAGGAAGGTGAATTCCACGCGCTGTTCAACGCCTGCCCGCACCGCGGCGCGCTGGTCTGCCGGGAACGCAAGGGCGCGTCGCGTGCGTTCATGTGCATGTATCACGGGTGGACATTCGGATCGGACGGCCACCTGATGAGCCTTCCGGGAAGCTCCGGCTATACCGAGAACTTCAAGACCGACCCGCAAAAGCAGATGGTCCACGTGCCCCGGATGGAGCGGTTCGGCGATTTCTTCTTCATCAGCTTTGCCAGCGATGGCGAAGACCTTGCGACTTATCTTGCCGGTGCGGGTGACTTCCTGAAACTGGTTTCCGAACATTCAGACAGCGGCATGCAGATCGTTGGCGGAACGCAGGAATACGCGATCCGCGGTAACTGGAAGCTCCTGGCTGAAAACAGCTATGACGGGTACCACGCTGCCTGCAATCACTCGACTTACCTGGATTACCTCAAGAACGCCAATGGCGCGCTGGGTGCGACACCGCTCAGCGGGGTTGCGCACAATCTCGGCAATGGCCACGCCGCTGTCGAATATTCCGCGCCCTGGGGCCGGCCCATCGCGCAATGGGTGCCGCTATGGGGCGAAGAGGGCAAGGCAGAGATCACCGCGATCCATGCTTCGCTGGAACACAGGGTCGGACCTGAACGGGCAGACCGGATTGCGCACAAGAACCGCAACATGGTGATCTTTCCCAATCTGGTCGTGAACGACATCATGGCGGTCACTGTCCGCACATTTTACCCGACCGCACCCGATTACATGGAAATCAACGCCTGGGCGCTGGCCCCACGCGAAGAGAGTGAGTGGCTGCGAAAGTACCGCCTCTACAACTTCACCGAATTCCTGGGCCCCGGCGGCTTTGCAACGCCCGACGATGTCGAGGCGATCGAAAAGTGCCAGCAGGGTTACGCCACTGGCGGCGATGCGCTGTTCAACGACATCTCCAAAGGCATGAATCGCACCGACGCCCCGCAGTTCGATGACGAGGAGCAGATGCGCTGCTTCTGGCGCGAATGGGACCGGCGAGTTGCGATGGAGGAAGCCTGA
- a CDS encoding acyl-CoA dehydrogenase family protein, protein MLERDGSHLFGDDHRAFREMVRKFIVREFEPRLTEFEEAGVVARDFWLKAGEAGLLCPTMPAEYGGIGLDFTFNAILNEEFTYAMMSDSVTLQSDITMPYVMRYASEELKQRWLPRMLSGETIGAIAMTEPGAGSDLQGVRTSARQDGDEFVINGSKTYITNGQNADIILTVCKTNPDLGAKGTSLILVEADRPGFERGRNLDKVGQWMADTSELYFNDVRVPASNVIGEVNRGFIYLVSDLPQERLSISITAQAAAQRAFDEAVAFTRDRTAFGRKVIDFQNTRFTLADIKSKLQVGWAHLDWAIARHVAGELTADEAAASKYWHTEMQWEACDAALQLHGGAGYMNEYPIARIWRDARVRRIYGGTSEIMRDLVGRSL, encoded by the coding sequence ATGCTGGAAAGAGATGGCAGCCACCTGTTCGGTGATGATCACCGCGCCTTTCGCGAGATGGTGCGGAAGTTCATCGTGCGGGAATTCGAACCTCGCCTGACCGAGTTCGAAGAGGCCGGAGTGGTAGCGCGGGACTTCTGGCTAAAGGCGGGTGAAGCAGGTCTCCTGTGCCCGACCATGCCAGCAGAATACGGCGGCATCGGCCTCGACTTCACCTTCAACGCGATCCTCAATGAAGAATTCACTTACGCGATGATGTCCGACAGTGTGACGCTGCAAAGCGACATCACGATGCCTTACGTCATGCGTTATGCGAGCGAGGAACTGAAGCAACGCTGGTTGCCACGGATGCTCAGCGGCGAAACTATCGGCGCCATCGCGATGACCGAACCTGGTGCCGGGTCCGACCTGCAAGGTGTTCGCACCAGCGCGCGGCAGGACGGCGATGAATTCGTCATCAACGGATCGAAGACCTACATCACCAACGGCCAGAATGCCGACATTATCCTCACCGTATGCAAGACCAACCCCGACCTTGGCGCAAAGGGCACCTCGCTGATTCTGGTCGAGGCAGACCGGCCCGGTTTCGAACGTGGCCGCAATCTCGACAAGGTTGGCCAATGGATGGCCGACACATCGGAACTGTACTTCAACGATGTTCGCGTGCCCGCCAGCAACGTGATCGGCGAGGTCAACCGCGGGTTCATCTATCTGGTCAGCGATCTCCCGCAAGAGCGACTGTCGATCTCGATCACGGCGCAAGCGGCGGCACAGCGTGCGTTTGACGAAGCGGTGGCGTTTACCCGAGACCGCACGGCATTTGGACGCAAGGTCATCGATTTCCAGAACACGCGGTTCACGCTGGCCGACATCAAGTCGAAGTTGCAAGTCGGCTGGGCGCATCTGGATTGGGCCATCGCGCGCCACGTCGCAGGCGAATTGACCGCAGACGAGGCTGCCGCGTCAAAGTACTGGCATACCGAAATGCAGTGGGAGGCCTGCGATGCCGCACTGCAACTGCATGGCGGCGCGGGGTACATGAACGAGTATCCGATCGCCCGCATCTGGCGCGATGCCCGCGTCCGCCGGATATATGGCGGCACCAGCGAGATCATGCGCGATCTGGTCGGCCGGTCGCTGTAA
- a CDS encoding acyltransferase, translated as MTQDEKFRPQGQLMSNKASTRLEYVESLRFIAAALVLFQHYIEQYSGLPLFHEIMQIGPGLSGVVIFFCVSGYVVPMSVRGRIDPLNFMIRRIFRVYPLMLAVFIFLFVAGSAGILAKWSFMADATAYQWLANILLLQEYVGAKPILGVTWTLAVEFVWYGLFALSLWRFGDRAGRILNFALPLVILALTVASLVLGERLPLGRVNMIYACVLGYQAYLLDSGKISLRTLGVSIIAFLAVTIISNLVAFGFYHHPQISLWQALWPWILGPLAFFAVVAMPQVRNARILNEGVLPRWGAASYSIYIFHSIGLAAAAQYTTGIWAGSVVAIGLTAAMSFLGYRYVELKGVKLGQAFLKRFPPVARGALPPAAL; from the coding sequence TTGACGCAGGACGAAAAATTCAGACCGCAGGGACAATTAATGTCGAACAAGGCTTCAACGAGACTGGAATATGTCGAAAGCCTGCGCTTCATTGCAGCCGCACTGGTGCTGTTTCAGCATTACATCGAACAATATAGCGGGTTGCCGCTTTTTCATGAAATCATGCAGATTGGGCCAGGTCTCTCGGGCGTGGTGATATTCTTCTGCGTCAGCGGATATGTTGTGCCGATGTCTGTTCGGGGCCGGATTGACCCGCTGAATTTCATGATCCGCCGGATTTTTCGCGTCTATCCATTGATGCTTGCAGTGTTCATTTTCCTGTTCGTCGCCGGGTCAGCCGGCATATTGGCCAAGTGGAGTTTCATGGCCGACGCGACAGCGTATCAATGGCTGGCAAATATCCTGTTGCTCCAGGAATATGTCGGCGCAAAGCCCATTCTCGGCGTGACCTGGACCCTGGCGGTCGAATTCGTCTGGTATGGACTGTTCGCCTTGTCGTTGTGGCGTTTTGGTGACCGGGCAGGCCGTATTCTCAACTTTGCCCTTCCGCTCGTCATATTGGCGCTGACCGTGGCTTCACTAGTTCTGGGAGAACGCCTGCCGTTGGGCCGCGTCAACATGATCTATGCGTGCGTGCTGGGATATCAGGCCTATCTCCTCGATTCCGGGAAGATTTCCCTTCGAACTCTTGGCGTAAGCATCATCGCGTTTCTGGCGGTAACGATCATATCGAACCTCGTTGCCTTTGGGTTTTATCATCATCCTCAGATTTCGCTGTGGCAGGCGCTCTGGCCTTGGATACTTGGGCCACTGGCGTTCTTCGCCGTCGTGGCCATGCCGCAGGTCCGCAACGCGAGAATTCTCAACGAAGGCGTGCTGCCACGCTGGGGTGCCGCAAGTTACTCCATCTACATATTCCATTCCATTGGCCTCGCCGCCGCCGCCCAATATACAACGGGGATCTGGGCCGGCAGCGTTGTTGCGATCGGCCTGACAGCCGCGATGTCTTTTCTGGGTTACCGCTATGTCGAATTGAAAGGGGTCAAGCTGGGGCAGGCGTTCCTGAAGCGGTTTCCGCCCGTTGCGCGTGGCGCACTTCCTCCGGCTGCTCTGTAA
- a CDS encoding cytochrome P450, whose amino-acid sequence MFSSAYENGGHRIFNENEIGLTGAGDSAIGIPFISRDPPEHTQYRKHIMPAVSPHRLGDIEKRIRLRVEALVDSIPLGEPINLVPLLSAPLPLLTLCELLGVEQELWTKLYDWTNAFVGEDDPDFRQSPEAMAMTLQDFFGFASDLFTARRSQPGGDIASMLANMEIGGKAVSLPEFIGNLILVLVGANETTRNSLSHTVAAFSDHPGQWQALRADRTLFKTAVPEMVRWASPVLHMRRTATEDTEIAGQAIRKGDKVVMWYASGNRDETVFTAADKFDINRSHNPHVGFGFGQHVCVGSRLAEMQLRIAFETLADRVGHFEVTGRPRRFRSNFLNGLKNLDVVLHPC is encoded by the coding sequence ATGTTTTCATCAGCGTATGAAAACGGTGGCCACCGCATCTTCAATGAGAACGAGATCGGCCTGACAGGCGCTGGAGACAGCGCAATCGGCATTCCGTTCATCTCACGTGATCCGCCCGAGCATACGCAATATCGCAAGCACATCATGCCTGCAGTATCCCCTCATCGACTCGGCGATATCGAAAAGCGTATCAGGCTTCGCGTCGAAGCTCTGGTCGATTCTATTCCACTGGGGGAGCCGATCAATCTCGTTCCATTGCTTTCCGCGCCTTTGCCCTTGCTGACCCTGTGCGAACTGCTCGGCGTCGAGCAGGAATTGTGGACCAAGCTCTACGATTGGACCAACGCCTTCGTCGGCGAAGACGATCCCGACTTCCGCCAAAGCCCCGAAGCCATGGCCATGACCCTACAGGACTTCTTCGGCTTTGCGAGCGATCTGTTTACGGCGCGCCGGTCACAACCGGGAGGCGACATCGCCAGTATGCTCGCCAACATGGAGATTGGCGGCAAAGCAGTTTCGCTTCCCGAATTTATTGGAAATCTGATCTTGGTGCTGGTCGGCGCCAACGAAACGACGCGCAACTCGCTGTCACACACCGTCGCTGCGTTTTCAGACCATCCCGGTCAATGGCAGGCCTTGCGGGCCGACCGGACCCTTTTCAAGACCGCAGTGCCCGAAATGGTGCGCTGGGCCAGTCCTGTCCTGCACATGCGCCGCACCGCGACGGAGGATACCGAAATTGCCGGGCAGGCCATTCGCAAAGGCGACAAGGTCGTCATGTGGTACGCTTCGGGCAATCGAGACGAGACCGTATTTACCGCCGCCGACAAGTTCGACATCAATCGCAGTCACAACCCCCACGTCGGCTTCGGCTTTGGCCAGCATGTCTGCGTGGGATCACGGCTGGCGGAAATGCAACTGCGGATTGCGTTCGAAACGCTTGCAGACCGCGTCGGTCATTTCGAAGTCACCGGAAGGCCGCGGCGCTTTCGTTCGAACTTTCTCAACGGCCTCAAGAATCTGGACGTGGTCCTGCATCCTTGCTGA
- a CDS encoding ShlB/FhaC/HecB family hemolysin secretion/activation protein: MLTAALSGATFGAAHAQDAQTAPEQPEDTAVAQGGEPQRSPDRFFIAALDVVGANILAPAEIERLVYQFTGPDKSGQDVDAARKAIQDAYAAKGYEAVIVDIPTQETALFQQGIVQIRVNESPVGAIQVVDARHHGEGRIRSDLPSLQEGKPLDLKALQSDLAAANRFPDRTVSPAFKPGKEPGSIDVDLNVQDSLPIHASAELNNDNSPSTTDLRASGSVRYSNLFGAGHTLSVSAIVAPRAPRESKVFSGSYLAPFIGSPWSVLVYGYNSNSNVAALGGTNVLGDGFQIGLRGIYRLPTKTTSQSVSFGVDYKDFNQKIFVGGVNAGTTPINYLPLVVEYNFARGGEYTQFDASLGMTAGIRAIKKVRQICTAGQVICSPVDQFQDKAVDSAENFFRLNLGLNYQYSTKSDIVLKLGLNGQLADTHLVSNEQFGLGGSSSVRGYYQSEAVADNGVGGSLEIQSPSLATVFGTFVDELRFFGFVDAGYTYLLGRVPTDQAKDFTLVGAGGGLRIRLLGHLSGNVIAGVPLVAGPVSKKGDPRVTFQVKSEF; encoded by the coding sequence GTGCTGACGGCTGCGCTTTCCGGCGCGACCTTTGGTGCAGCGCACGCGCAGGATGCGCAGACAGCGCCAGAACAGCCGGAAGACACTGCGGTTGCGCAAGGCGGTGAGCCACAGCGTTCACCGGATCGCTTTTTCATCGCTGCGCTGGACGTTGTCGGCGCGAACATTCTCGCGCCTGCCGAAATCGAGCGGCTGGTCTATCAGTTCACCGGTCCCGACAAGTCCGGTCAGGACGTAGACGCAGCACGCAAGGCGATTCAGGACGCTTATGCGGCCAAGGGCTACGAAGCGGTCATCGTCGACATTCCCACGCAGGAAACGGCCTTGTTCCAACAGGGCATCGTCCAGATCCGCGTCAACGAATCGCCAGTGGGCGCGATCCAGGTCGTCGATGCCCGCCACCACGGCGAAGGGCGCATCCGGTCTGACCTGCCATCGCTGCAGGAAGGCAAACCGCTCGATCTCAAGGCGCTGCAATCCGACCTTGCCGCCGCCAACCGCTTTCCTGATCGCACGGTGTCGCCTGCGTTCAAGCCCGGCAAGGAGCCCGGCTCGATCGACGTGGACCTGAACGTTCAGGATTCGCTGCCGATCCACGCCAGCGCTGAACTGAACAACGACAACAGCCCGTCGACCACCGATCTCAGGGCATCGGGATCGGTGCGCTATTCCAACCTGTTCGGTGCTGGCCACACGCTTTCAGTCTCGGCCATCGTCGCGCCGCGCGCACCCAGGGAAAGCAAGGTTTTCTCAGGGTCCTACCTCGCGCCGTTTATCGGCTCGCCGTGGTCGGTGCTAGTCTATGGCTATAATTCGAACAGCAACGTGGCGGCGCTAGGCGGCACCAACGTGCTTGGCGATGGTTTCCAGATCGGCCTGCGCGGAATCTACCGCCTGCCGACGAAAACGACCAGCCAGTCGGTCAGCTTCGGGGTCGACTACAAGGACTTCAACCAGAAGATCTTCGTCGGAGGCGTCAACGCAGGGACGACCCCGATCAACTACCTGCCGCTGGTGGTGGAATACAACTTTGCGCGCGGCGGGGAATACACCCAGTTCGATGCCAGCCTCGGCATGACGGCCGGTATCCGCGCAATCAAAAAAGTGCGCCAGATCTGCACGGCAGGGCAAGTGATCTGCTCCCCGGTCGACCAGTTTCAGGACAAGGCCGTCGACAGTGCCGAGAACTTCTTCCGCCTGAATCTCGGGCTCAACTATCAGTATTCGACCAAGTCCGACATCGTCCTGAAGCTGGGCCTGAACGGCCAGCTTGCCGATACGCATCTGGTCTCGAACGAACAGTTCGGCCTTGGCGGCTCGTCGAGCGTTCGCGGCTATTACCAGTCCGAAGCAGTGGCGGACAACGGTGTTGGCGGTTCGCTTGAAATCCAGTCGCCTTCGCTGGCCACGGTGTTCGGCACTTTTGTCGATGAACTGCGGTTCTTCGGTTTTGTCGACGCGGGCTACACCTATCTGCTTGGCCGTGTTCCCACGGATCAGGCCAAAGATTTCACGCTTGTCGGCGCTGGCGGCGGGCTTCGCATTCGGCTGCTCGGACACCTGAGCGGCAATGTGATTGCCGGTGTTCCGTTGGTTGCCGGTCCCGTCAGCAAGAAGGGAGACCCGCGCGTCACCTTCCAGGTCAAGTCGGAGTTCTGA
- a CDS encoding cytochrome P450: MATVEALPREGLDVSEGSLWAASAWRPMFARLREEDPVNRCENSIFGPYWSITRYDDIVAVEADPQTFSSSWEHGGIVIFDMQDTGVQLRMFIAMDDPEHGEKRKAIAPAVAPSEIAKLAGPLRERTAAILDSLPVGHPFDWVHSVSIPLTTAMIATLFNFPWDERDKLPEWSDWAAKIDIGPDPVLNAERERHVFEMAARFKELYEERRAAPPQPDLLSMMAHSASFGEMDEQRFIGAIALLLVGGNDTTRNSMSGLIERINQYPDAWAAVKADVKGLASGAATETIRLQTPIAHMRRTATRDVEFGGKTIRKGDKVVMWYNSGNRDEDVFPDGDRWDPTRENSRRHLSFGYGIHRCLGARLAELQLVTLIEEMAARDMEVKLVSDPERLPSCFTNGYEHIMVTMTRGDGANG; this comes from the coding sequence ATGGCGACAGTGGAGGCTTTGCCCCGCGAAGGGCTCGACGTATCCGAAGGCTCGCTGTGGGCTGCAAGCGCGTGGCGGCCGATGTTTGCCCGCTTGCGTGAAGAGGATCCGGTAAATCGCTGCGAGAACAGCATTTTCGGGCCCTACTGGTCGATCACGCGCTATGACGATATTGTCGCGGTCGAGGCCGATCCGCAGACATTTTCCTCATCCTGGGAACACGGCGGCATCGTCATTTTCGACATGCAGGACACCGGCGTGCAACTGCGCATGTTCATCGCGATGGACGATCCGGAACATGGCGAGAAGCGCAAGGCCATAGCTCCGGCTGTCGCACCAAGCGAAATTGCCAAGCTGGCCGGCCCCTTGCGCGAACGCACCGCCGCGATTCTCGATTCGCTGCCGGTTGGCCACCCGTTCGACTGGGTGCACTCGGTCTCGATCCCGCTGACAACGGCGATGATCGCCACGCTCTTCAACTTCCCGTGGGATGAGCGCGACAAGTTGCCCGAATGGTCTGATTGGGCCGCCAAGATCGACATCGGTCCTGACCCGGTTCTCAATGCCGAACGGGAGCGCCATGTCTTCGAGATGGCTGCGCGTTTCAAGGAACTCTACGAAGAACGTCGTGCGGCCCCTCCGCAGCCGGACTTGCTGTCGATGATGGCCCATTCGGCGTCATTTGGTGAAATGGACGAACAGCGCTTCATCGGCGCGATTGCCCTGCTGCTGGTGGGCGGTAATGATACCACCCGCAATTCGATGTCTGGCCTGATCGAGCGGATCAACCAGTACCCTGATGCCTGGGCTGCCGTGAAGGCGGACGTCAAAGGCCTTGCATCGGGCGCGGCGACCGAAACCATCCGCCTTCAAACCCCGATTGCGCACATGCGGCGTACCGCAACGCGCGACGTCGAATTTGGCGGCAAGACCATTCGCAAAGGCGACAAGGTCGTCATGTGGTACAATTCCGGCAACCGCGACGAAGACGTCTTCCCCGATGGCGACCGCTGGGATCCGACCCGCGAAAACTCGCGCCGACATCTCTCGTTCGGTTATGGCATCCACCGTTGCCTCGGCGCTCGCCTTGCCGAACTGCAGTTGGTCACGTTGATCGAGGAAATGGCGGCGCGCGACATGGAGGTCAAACTCGTCAGCGACCCCGAACGCCTCCCATCGTGCTTCACCAATGGCTACGAACACATCATGGTCACCATGACCCGGGGGGATGGCGCCAATGGCTGA
- a CDS encoding rubredoxin, which translates to MADTFRRYKCLNCSHIYDEAEGDPDSGLAPGTLWKDVPEEWICPECGSEKRDYVLVDWE; encoded by the coding sequence ATGGCTGATACGTTTCGCCGCTACAAATGCCTCAATTGTTCGCACATCTATGACGAGGCGGAAGGCGATCCGGACTCTGGCCTCGCCCCCGGCACCTTGTGGAAGGACGTGCCGGAAGAGTGGATTTGCCCGGAATGCGGCTCGGAAAAGCGGGACTACGTCCTCGTCGATTGGGAATGA